The genomic window TGTTCCGATAACCGAACTGCTGGAAATTTTGCAATTTTTTCCGATTTCGCAGTGTTCAAGATATGCATGAGGAAAAATTTCTGTTCCTGAAGAAATTTTGGTATTTGGTCCGATAACCGCATAAGGATGAATTTTAACGTTATCTTCAATGATTGCGCTGCTGTCTATGACCACAGTAGTATGTATATCTTTTGTCACGATCTTCTCCAAGTCAATTTATACAACCCTAAATAAATTTTAGCATACACACTATATGCCTTTGCAAAATCTTTATAAAGTTTATTTAATAAGAATTAGCCTTCTTTAGAGTATTTTTTTTATTGTCATGTTGAGCAAAGCGAAACATCTGTCCCTTTTGGGTTTTAAGCTTAAATACTTTTTTGGACAGATTCTTCGGGTTAAAACCTTCAGAATGACAACATAAAAAATTGATTAAACAGAAATTAGCGTTATTAATATGCTAAAATCAGGGGCTTTTCAGCTCTAATAAGCGAAAATTTATTGCAATGCGCACATAAGTTCTGCTTCACAGGCAACTTCGCCATCTACAGAAGCTACGCATTTTGTTTTTCCGAAAGGACCTCTGATTTTGGTAACTTCAACATGAAATTCGAGTTTATCTCCCGGTCTTACTACTTTTTTGAATCTTACTCCGTCAATTCCTGCAAATAAGACTAATTTGCCTTGATATTCCGGCATTACAAGCAGTGTACATGCACTAATCTGGGCTAAAGCTTCAATTTGCAAAACTCCCGGGAAAATCGGATTATTTGGAAAATGTCCGTTGAATAAATCTTCATTCATTGTTATGTTTTTGTAGCCTTTGATATATTTCCCCGGAACGCATTCAGTGATTCTATCCACGAGAAGAAACGGGTATCTGTGAGGAAGTAATTTCATAATTCCTAAAATATCAAAACTTAATTTTTCTTCTGATTTTAATTCTTCTGTCATTGTACTTTCTCCATTAATATACTAATTTTCTTTGCCAGTTCGATATGTGATTTATGACCAGATTCTTTAGCGATTACGTGTGCTTTTAAGTTTAACGGATTAAAAGGTAACAGGTTTAAATCGCCTATTAAATCCAAAATTTTGTGTTTTAACGGTTCATATTCTGATTTTAATGCGGTTGTATAGCCCTTGCCAGTGAGCCCTACTGTGTTTTCAATACTTACGCCCAAAGCAAGTCCCATATGCTGAAATTTTTCCAAATCTTTAACATATCCAAATGTTCTTGCTTCTAAGATTTTTAATTTATTTTGTTTAAGATCAAAACTAACCCATCTGTTTTTTAAATCAGGATGGTCAAAATTAATACAGTAGGTAATTTTGAATTTTTCCGCGGGTATAGCAACAAGTGATGTATCATTTTCAGAATAAAAAACAGGTTCTTTCAGTGATATTAAATCGTCCATAAATGTATCTTTAATTCCGGCTTTCTGGAAAAGCTCGAACCATTTTAATGAACTTCCGTCAAGAATCGGCATTTCTGAGAAGGAAACATGCACATCCAGTGAATCAATACCTGCAAAAGCGCATGCTGCCATAAAATGTTCTACCAGCATTATTTTGGATATATTATTTGATAGAACTATGCAGTTTTCGGAAGAAACAACATTAAAAGGGCTGGCTATTATTGGGTTTTCATCTCCTTGCACAAAAAATCTTATCCCTGTATTTTTTGAGGGAACAAGCTTTACAGTGCTTTCTTTGCCTGCCATTAATGTTTTTCCTGATATATTAATCTCTTTAATTAGCGTTGTCATTTTTTTAAAGACCTTTTTTAAATTCTTCTATTTCATTTTTCAGGGTTTTAAATTCTTCAATAAATTTCTTTGCATCGCTGATGGTTTTCATCTGTCTTGCAAATTCTTTTCTGTACATCGCAGGTGAGCCAATAACAATACTTTTTTCGGGGAAACTCTTGCTGACTCCTGACTGCGCCATAATTATCGAGTCTGCTCCAATATTTACATGATCGGCAATACCGACCTGTCCAGCAAGTACAACTCTGTCTCCAATTTCAACACTGCCGGAAATTCCGACCTGTGAAACTATCAAACAATTTCTTCCAATTTTGCAGTTGTGTCCTATCATTGCAAGATTGTCTATTTTCGTTCCTTTTCCCACAAAAGTGTTTTCGACTGTACCTTTGTCTATACAGACATTTGCACCGATTTCAACATCATCGCTTATTGTTACTGAGCCAAGTGAAGGAATTTTGAAAATTGTTTGCTGTGAAAAATCCCCTTCAACATTTCCTTGCTGTTTTGCGGTTTCAACGTTATTTGGTTTTTCTGTAACAAAGCTGAATCCATCAGCAGCTATGCTTGTTCCGTGGTGAATTATTACGTTATTGCCGATTTGTGCAAAGTCCCCAATATTTACACCGGGATAAAACAGGCAATTATTACCGACTTCTACGAACTTTCCTATATAAACATTCGCCACAAGCTTTGTATTGTCGCCTATTACAGCTCCTCTGCCGACTACAACATTAGGACCTATCGAAACATTTTGTCCTATTTGTGCTTCAGGATCTATAGTTGCTTTTTCATGAATTCCTACAGGTGCATCAACCGGAATTGCATACAAGTGCAGTAATTTCATCATTGCAAGTCTTGTTTTTTCTACTTCTATAGTAGAAATATTTTCTATTCCTGCTCCAATAGGAACAACCGCGGCTTTTGCTTTTGTGAAAGCCAGATTAGCTAACTCTTCTTCTGTTAATGCTAGTGCAAGAGTACTTTCATCTGCTGATTTTGGAGGCGAAAGACGTTTTATTTCAGTATCTTCACCGACTTGATTAAGAATACCGCCGATTATACTGTTTAATTCAGAAATTCTATATGTTTTAGTTTCTTGATATGATTTT from bacterium includes these protein-coding regions:
- a CDS encoding UDP-3-O-acyl-N-acetylglucosamine deacetylase, with product MTTLIKEINISGKTLMAGKESTVKLVPSKNTGIRFFVQGDENPIIASPFNVVSSENCIVLSNNISKIMLVEHFMAACAFAGIDSLDVHVSFSEMPILDGSSLKWFELFQKAGIKDTFMDDLISLKEPVFYSENDTSLVAIPAEKFKITYCINFDHPDLKNRWVSFDLKQNKLKILEARTFGYVKDLEKFQHMGLALGVSIENTVGLTGKGYTTALKSEYEPLKHKILDLIGDLNLLPFNPLNLKAHVIAKESGHKSHIELAKKISILMEKVQ
- the fabZ gene encoding 3-hydroxyacyl-ACP dehydratase FabZ, encoding MTEELKSEEKLSFDILGIMKLLPHRYPFLLVDRITECVPGKYIKGYKNITMNEDLFNGHFPNNPIFPGVLQIEALAQISACTLLVMPEYQGKLVLFAGIDGVRFKKVVRPGDKLEFHVEVTKIRGPFGKTKCVASVDGEVACEAELMCALQ
- a CDS encoding UDP-3-O-(3-hydroxymyristoyl)glucosamine N-acyltransferase; amino-acid sequence: MGKSYQETKTYRISELNSIIGGILNQVGEDTEIKRLSPPKSADESTLALALTEEELANLAFTKAKAAVVPIGAGIENISTIEVEKTRLAMMKLLHLYAIPVDAPVGIHEKATIDPEAQIGQNVSIGPNVVVGRGAVIGDNTKLVANVYIGKFVEVGNNCLFYPGVNIGDFAQIGNNVIIHHGTSIAADGFSFVTEKPNNVETAKQQGNVEGDFSQQTIFKIPSLGSVTISDDVEIGANVCIDKGTVENTFVGKGTKIDNLAMIGHNCKIGRNCLIVSQVGISGSVEIGDRVVLAGQVGIADHVNIGADSIIMAQSGVSKSFPEKSIVIGSPAMYRKEFARQMKTISDAKKFIEEFKTLKNEIEEFKKGL